The genomic stretch ACTCGGGGAGCCACACTTGTCACAGGACTCCGGAGGATATGCAGCTGCCTCGGTGAGGGGTTCCGGCATCAGAGATCTGTTTCACACGGGGATGGGGGCGAGCGTGTCCAAACTGGAATCATTCCCCCGCCGCGTCCGTGCAACCACGTTCAACCTTTCATTCTGGGAAAATTATCCGTGCTTTTAATCACACCTATTCCGAATATGAATTCAAGCAAGACGTGTTTGTGAGTTTGGGAGGCATCGTGGTCAAATTCCACAGGCTGCGTCTTACCACGAGGGGTGCACAGGACGGGGTCCGATCAACTTGTCGATCGCGCTGTGCATTCTCAGTTCAACCGAACTGAGCGGAGTCTTCCCTATTTGTAACCTTGGAGAACGATATCTGAAGCTGTATCAACTGCGATGGGATTGCAGCGCTCCGGAGGGCTGAAGATCTAACACCTCCAACGATTGTTCTGTACATTAAAAAGTCTCTATATGAAATGGAAAATCGCGGGATCGCCAGTATTCTCTATTACCTGATGCTCAATGCGCCGCTTTTGCTTTGTGTAAATGGTGAGTAGTGTTTTGTAAATAATGCAAACGCTTTGAGATTGTAGAGCTCTGCAAGTCTCGATCTTGTTTAATCAAGCTGGGGCCATAGAATTATAGCAGATTAGCCACAATCAGTTATAGAGACTTGAATCCGGATGAGAAAACAAGGAGCAAGTGTGGAGTCCGTAATTTATGGCATTATTAATTTCAATATCTCGCTGCTCTCGTCTTACCATGTTGGAGGTAACTTCAAAATAGATTAATAATTCTACTTCTCGCACTTGTACAATATCTTGTTGAAAACCATCCAATGGAAATTTCActaatataaatttatttttattaggttttCATTTTAATGGGGAAATTGAACAACTGGGACAAATCGAAGGGTTTGTGCGCCtttaaaatttacaaaatatTGTTATTTATTTGCAATGCTAAAATGAGTATGTTTTATAAATGAAGGACTTGCGGTGCTTTAGCAACTAGCCTACCTGTTGTAGGCAAAGTGAAATTATTACGAAGATAGAACTGCATGAACCAAATTGATGCATTTCTCTTGTTTCGATGCAATCAGGCGAATCCTCACCAGAGATATTTGTGAGAATTAATTATCCTTTTTCTCTTGACAGCAACATTTCTGGAAGTCCCCCAGGATGTGACTGCGAAAGAAGGGGATGATATTGAGATGTCTTGTGCGTTCCGAGCCAGCGGGGCCACCTCGTATTCTCTGGAGATCCAGTGGTGGTACCTAAAGGAAGCAGCCAGGGAACTAGCGCATGGGCTAACACTCGGCGCCCAGGGGAACAACAGGGTCAAGGTGAGGGATGTGGGACACGAGCCGCGGAGAATTTGGGCGGTGCTGCCGGGAGTGCCCTGAAACCCGCGGCCGCGTAATTAACGAGACCAATAGAGAGCTTGTGGTTGAAACATTTTCCCAAAAGGAACAGATGGAGCAGATAAGTGCCAATCCCAGCGAGGTCCGGTGTGGGTCACCAAGATCTTGCCCAAATACAATATCTACGGCGGTTCTTGACAATGACCAGACGAGGTATCTGATCAAGACAATATTGAGGCAAATGGGGATTTCATAGACCATATAAAGCATGGAACATTACAACTCAGTacgggcccttcggcccacgttGTTTATAAACCTACTCAGCAATCTAATCTTCCCTActtcatacccataaccctctttttttcaggtgtctgtctgagtattttaaccctttggactccagccatttttaacctttcataatatatactccgtCTTGGATCCATAAGTTTAACCACAGTACGAACACCagtacgaaccagctggtggttggatataaaaccagtcccagaaaatgAATGGAGGTATGgagtatatgcgcttgttggtagtccaaagggttaaatgtccctattgtaccagccatcCCTGGCAAGGTTTCCACGCAACCACACAACTCTGGGTACAATTGAAATTCCCGGGAACATAATACATAATTTGGAGACAGGACATTTGATAGCACAGATAAGATCGAACCTCCAAAATAGACAGTGCAGGTCTGGGGATACTACAGAGCCCTGGGGGCCTCATGCCTGATTCCGACGAGAACCGGCGGTGAAATCGTCCTTTTTCAAGATAATTCCTTGCGATCAAGCGAGGAAACTCCAGGACACGGATTTGAAGGATCCAACATCTAAGGAACGCCAGGGTAGTCACACAACATCGAAGATCGCGGCAGCGAAGGTGTGACTAGACCGAGGAATGTCGGGGGAGCTTCAACGTGGAAGGTTTGGATAGAGTGGGAATCCCGCTGGAGAAGCCGCGAATAGACCTCGGAAAGTCAGGGCAGCCCCGATGACCAGGATCATTGAAGTAAAATCTTGAGTCTAATTCCGACCTCAGTTTTCCTGATCAGATCCTGAAAGGATCTTGACCCAGATAAAATGCCAGGAACAAACTATGTGCGAGCAGAACAATTAGATCTTTCCTCTGGTTCCAAAAGAAGAGGGCACAAACGCACAATTCGAGGAGTAGGGTGTCGCAGTGAAAGGTCGTGGGACAGATCTTGAccatattcttcatttttctGCCATCCGAAGTGTGCCGCTTGTACGGTTCCAGAAAGTTGCCGATCTGTATGAATCATTCACACGCCACGTGTGGCAGCGACGGTCTTTGCGAAATACATCAGTACTATTCTGTGAACAGTGTCTGGTGTAATGCAATTGATGGCGTCAATGGTTAATTTGAAAGCAGATTAAAGTTCCAGATGGGGTCCGAATCCGTTGGGTTAATGGCATTAGCATTGCTGATCCAGATGTGACACAAACAAACCTGTTGTTAAATAAATGTATTCGCGACCCATCGCATTTTACACTTTAGAACTCAAGACCAGCAAAATGCCATTGCACCTCCACTTCTGGAGGTTCCTCTGGCCAATGGCAGGCAGATTTAATTCTCCGACGAAACGTGTTTCTTTTTCTAAGAACTTTGACACAATTTCTTTTCCTTGTTTTAGGCAACATTCAATAAGGACGCCACCAAAATAAGCGTAAGTATTTTCCTGGGTGTTGTCATAAATGAAACTGCTTTTTTAATTACTGTTTAAATATGAACAGACCTTTacataaataaatagacagattGTTACAATGGTAAAATCACATGTCGTTCTGCACTTGGTCAATGCAAAATGCCTCCCCGGCGATCTAACAGAATGCCccgagaaagaaaaaaaaattatgcgaTGTTGCAAAAGAAGGCTTCCTTTAAATTAAAACTAAGGTTGATATATGTTGCTTATCGATATTTCGCCAATCGAAACTCAAAAACACTGCAGATACCGAAAGTCTGACATTAAAAAACAGACTTGGTTGAAGGGTGGGCGAGCTGAATCGCTTATGATATAATTTTCGCCAATATCGTTCTGttcggtgtgtgtgggtgagtgggaagaagggtgagggtgacATTGTTTCCATTCGGATTATTAATAGCGTTAGTTATGCGGTTTTAATTGTTCCTTTACTGTATTGACCGCAAGTCCTTCCCATTCTTCATGTTGATTGATATTTGCGCCTTCTCTATGTTGCAAATCAATAGCTTCCTGCTCAGTGGCTTTGATTTTATTTGGAGCGCCTTGTGTTGATCCAGCCCTTTCTTTGACTGCAGACTGTCCGGGTGATAGGAAATGACATTTCCCACAAGCTGCGCCTCTCCAGAGTGAAGAAGGAGGATGAGGGTGTTTATGAATGCAGAGTCACCGACTTTATCGACGACGAAACTCAGGAACATAAAGCGCAGGCGATTTTACGGGTGATAGCCCGTTACGGCGCGGAGATGCAAGCAGCCGAAGCCGTCTCCCACATACAGAGCAGCGGGCGCCGCAAGAGCAGCGGGCGCTCCACGCCTGTGCCCGGCGCAGACAAGCGGCGAGTCGCAGAAAGTGCCACTGGCGGCGCGACAGCCTCCTCAATCACACTCGCCTCGGTCACCCCACCCCCGGGCAATGCAGCCATGATTGGACAGCACACCTCCGGTAAGTGGAGTTACATTGCCACCGTGTGGGGAGGCAGCGGGTTGGATGGTGCGGGTCTCCAAACATCAAAAGCTATTTCTCTATTGATTAAAGGCGCCCTTCTATTGTCAGAGCCAAAAGTCTGATTGAACTTCGCCTTCCTAATCCCAGCAGCTCGATTTTTCAGTTTAAAATCTGCAGGCAGATCCACCCATGTTATTCATTATCCCGTCTTGTTAGAGGATTCCCAAAGCATCAGAAATCAGGATGCGTCTTCACCCACATCCATGTGCTAATATTCTCCTCTCATCCCGACGCAGTCAATGAGTTTTGCCATATTCCATCCAACCCATCATTAAAGACCAAACGAGCAAGGTGACTTGATCTGGAGGTGGTTGGTCGGGATGAAAATGTGTGGTCAGTTGCACGATCTGTGTGATGTTCGAGTTGTATGTGCATTGAATCAGCTTTCGGAGCTCAGAAATCACTTCAACCACAATGTTCTGACTTGGATCGGAACCTAAGCCTGACATCTCACTATTCATCCGCAAAATTGCCACTGATTAGGTTGCTTTTATAAATTACATTCGTGAAATTTAGTTTCCACTAATTGCAGAAAGTTCAGGATTGCTCCACTAGGACGTTTGAAATCTTAGGGGAATGGCATATTTTACCACTTAATTGTTCAAATTGCTTGTAAGGCAAATTTTtctaaaaaaagaagaaaatttggTTCTTTTCTGCAGCCATCAAGAAATGAGGGAAGAatttccctgtttttttttaacatattttcCAGGTGagtaaaatatttctgccagatttCGGCGATGCATAACACCGTTCCTGAATACAGTCGTTTCCTTTGAGCTTTCCTTCAATCGCCATTTATGTATTCACAAAGCGAGAAGCAACAGAGGGCTCCTTTGCTTTGTATCACCAATGGAATCGTGGCAAGTTGCACTAGGGTTTTTTAAATTAACTCCGAGGTACTGGTAAGACTGGAATCTTCTACACATATTGTATCTGTTATCCTAACTGGTCCACAAGATGAAGGTGCTCTCATCTCACATGGTTTGTTGTACCTTGCAGTGAGTTAATATCGCTATGTGTGTCTTACTGGCCAATTCAGAATTAATCACTGCAATGGAACTGAAATCACATACAGTCCAGATAAGGGTGGTACTTCCTTCCCAAGAGGATTTTCTGTGAACAGGTTTGACAACAATCTAAAGCTCTTTGGGAACTTTTAGAGATTCTTTTAATCTGGGGTCAATTTTTCAAATTGGTGCTGTTTATCCTGCTCCCCTTTGGGTAATTGCACGATGTTACTAGATTACAGGCAGGTCTAGGAATATAATCATCACCTACTTGTCCAGGATCATCTAATCATATCTGACAAGAGCAGGGAACGAGTCTTATACAATAATTTTTACAACTGACTCATACTTCTTAAAGCTTTCTGGGGGAGATTCCAAACATGTGTTTGGCAGTGTCAGCCGACTAGCATTTCCAGACTGCCTATCTCAGAGTAGGAAGGCCAGGTGAGTGGAAATTCCATTGCCTTTCTGTCTTGGAAATGGAAGCAGAAGAGAGGCACAGAAtgcttgggaaaaaaaatcaagcatcAGTTCCAGAAGATATGATGTGAGAGTTTCTTGTTGCTGCCATAAGTGTAATGTTCACATGCACCGagtttcttacttgctgcagccaaacaggtaagtAAGATACACCAATAACAAGATACAAAATAAATTATGTCAAGGTGCCATGGGAGTGAATCCAGTCAACATCTCAGAAGATCACGAtatataggaacagaaataggtgcATTGACCCATCGAATCTCCTCtgtcattctaatcatgagctgatccaactCAGATCCTTCCTTAGAACTGGGGGGAAGAGCAGAGGGTTTACAGACTTCAAAGCAGACCTGGGGTAGGGGGGAAGCAGGCAGTTGAGGAAGGGAGGAGT from Narcine bancroftii isolate sNarBan1 chromosome 10, sNarBan1.hap1, whole genome shotgun sequence encodes the following:
- the vstm2b gene encoding V-set and transmembrane domain-containing protein 2B translates to MSCAFRASGATSYSLEIQWWYLKEAARELAHGLTLGAQGNNRATFNKDATKISTVRVIGNDISHKLRLSRVKKEDEGVYECRVTDFIDDETQEHKAQAILRVIARYGAEMQAAEAVSHIQSSGRRKSSGRSTPVPGADKRRVAESATGGATASSITLASVTPPPGNAAMIGQHTSGGKPTQTLTSGFGPLAPMVSFLFIPLLILQLLCTYY